In a single window of the Methylophaga frappieri genome:
- a CDS encoding PP0621 family protein, producing MRILVLLAIGLLLYLSFRHLWRRAQAERRANKRVNEQQMVRCDFCGLHLLPQEARQKDGHYFCSEEHLTAFHNKADG from the coding sequence ATGCGAATTTTGGTTTTGCTGGCAATTGGACTGTTACTGTATCTGAGCTTTCGTCATCTATGGCGACGGGCTCAGGCAGAACGACGCGCCAATAAACGGGTTAATGAACAGCAAATGGTGCGTTGCGACTTTTGTGGACTGCATCTGCTGCCGCAAGAAGCCAGACAAAAGGATGGCCATTATTTTTGTTCCGAGGAGCATCTGACCGCTTTTCACAATAAGGCTGATGGCTGA